A stretch of Nonomuraea africana DNA encodes these proteins:
- a CDS encoding TetR/AcrR family transcriptional regulator, producing the protein MARAGLTADRVTLAGAELADEVGLDHVTMSAVARRLGVKDASLYAHVRNLEDLRGRIALLAADEKTVRIAEATAGRAGKDALVAFANAYRAYAHDHPGRYTATQLPIDIDPELVARAPGPRRAVELTYSMLRAYALDEPDLTDAVRLVRSMLHGFINLEAAGGFAYARPADDSWIRCLEALHALLERWPARTP; encoded by the coding sequence GTGGCGCGGGCCGGATTGACGGCGGACCGGGTGACGCTCGCCGGTGCCGAGCTGGCCGACGAGGTCGGGCTCGACCACGTGACCATGTCGGCGGTGGCGCGACGACTCGGCGTGAAGGACGCGAGTCTCTATGCGCACGTCCGCAACCTGGAGGACCTGCGCGGGCGGATCGCGCTGCTGGCGGCGGACGAGAAGACCGTCCGCATCGCCGAGGCCACGGCCGGGCGGGCCGGGAAGGATGCGCTGGTGGCGTTCGCGAACGCCTACCGCGCGTACGCCCACGACCACCCGGGCCGGTACACGGCGACGCAGCTCCCGATAGACATCGATCCCGAGCTCGTGGCCCGGGCTCCCGGGCCACGACGCGCGGTCGAGCTGACCTACAGCATGCTGCGCGCGTACGCGCTGGACGAGCCTGATCTGACCGATGCGGTCCGGCTGGTGCGCAGCATGCTCCATGGCTTCATCAACCTCGAGGCCGCGGGTGGGTTCGCGTACGCGCGCCCGGCAGACGATTCCTGGATCCGCTGCCTCGAGGCCCTGCACGCCCTCCTGGAGCGTTGGCCCGCACGCACCCCGTGA
- a CDS encoding MarR family winged helix-turn-helix transcriptional regulator, translating into MHDGTSSSQASPAADVTERLGYRLKRAAAALRSALDRALREYGLTVPQYACLELLDQRPGLSNAELARGAFVTRQSMNVVLRGLQDAGLITRPATTDRGRALPAHLTEEGHRRLAAARSAVYAIDQRMTDAVPEQRLAELLADLDHMAAALDG; encoded by the coding sequence ATGCATGATGGGACTTCCTCCAGCCAGGCCTCGCCGGCCGCCGATGTGACCGAGCGCCTGGGATATCGCCTTAAGCGCGCCGCCGCGGCGCTGCGCAGCGCGCTGGACAGAGCACTGCGTGAGTACGGCCTGACGGTGCCGCAGTATGCGTGCCTCGAACTCCTCGACCAGCGCCCCGGCCTGTCCAACGCCGAGCTGGCCCGGGGCGCCTTCGTCACGCGGCAGTCCATGAACGTCGTCCTTCGCGGACTGCAGGACGCCGGCCTCATAACCCGGCCGGCCACCACCGACCGCGGTCGCGCTCTGCCCGCCCACCTCACCGAGGAGGGCCACCGTCGCCTCGCGGCGGCACGCTCCGCCGTCTACGCCATCGACCAGCGCATGACCGACGCCGTCCCGGAGCAACGTCTCGCCGAGCTCCTCGCCGACCTCGACCACATGGCGGCGGCACTCGACGGGTGA
- a CDS encoding glycosyl hydrolase family 28-related protein, giving the protein MSTSELPVNATQRRMFLTGAVTGLAGAALVGGSTPAAAAATVGPDWFNVREHGAVGDGTADDTSAVQAAINAAAAAGGGTVYFPGGKYLVKPSGGTPALTVTGNGIRLSGAGSKAAMLVKGGDGILLRMSGAGADKTGATHRRYCSVDNLGFNGNGKTGLLLELYYNDNSYVRDVFMTSNRDICIDAVEFWDSRFYNLVIESSTGPADSTAHPNIWLRNTSTATPGAWGHSTDNVNQIHFTGCRLEAFGTGALWITQGPARTNNPNGIYLTDCKFETSQMQGGPHLQVDASCKHVHATNIYAYAGGFAAGYSTAQNIIRWAGIASTLENVLIANGPTATVNSGVILYASPGTTAVLREVVGLYGTKPNGSHIYYEAGSPGDFRVEGCYGNVGGQSGGTIPAKNHPNPPLRLVAGPVSDASFTRPPLDGTMAVDTVSKRLYVRVSGSWMWTALNQ; this is encoded by the coding sequence ATGAGCACGTCAGAGCTGCCCGTGAACGCCACACAGCGCCGCATGTTCCTGACCGGGGCGGTCACCGGGCTGGCCGGTGCCGCATTAGTCGGTGGAAGCACGCCGGCCGCGGCGGCGGCCACGGTAGGGCCGGACTGGTTCAACGTCAGGGAACACGGTGCGGTGGGCGACGGAACCGCCGACGACACCTCGGCGGTCCAGGCCGCGATCAACGCCGCGGCCGCGGCCGGCGGCGGAACCGTGTACTTCCCCGGGGGCAAGTACCTGGTCAAGCCGTCGGGCGGCACCCCAGCCCTGACCGTCACCGGCAACGGGATCCGCCTGTCCGGTGCGGGCAGCAAGGCCGCCATGCTCGTCAAGGGCGGCGACGGCATCCTCTTGCGCATGTCCGGCGCCGGCGCCGACAAGACCGGCGCCACGCACCGGCGCTACTGCTCGGTCGACAACCTCGGCTTCAACGGCAACGGCAAGACCGGGCTGCTGCTGGAGCTGTACTACAACGACAACTCCTACGTTCGCGATGTCTTCATGACCAGCAACCGGGACATCTGCATCGACGCCGTGGAGTTCTGGGACTCCAGGTTCTACAACCTGGTGATCGAGTCCTCCACCGGCCCCGCCGACAGCACCGCCCACCCGAACATCTGGCTGCGCAACACGTCGACAGCCACACCTGGCGCCTGGGGCCACAGCACCGACAACGTCAACCAGATCCACTTCACCGGCTGCCGGCTGGAGGCGTTCGGGACCGGCGCGCTGTGGATCACGCAGGGCCCGGCGAGGACCAACAACCCCAACGGGATCTACCTGACGGACTGCAAGTTCGAGACCTCCCAGATGCAGGGCGGTCCGCACCTGCAGGTCGACGCGTCCTGCAAGCACGTCCACGCGACGAACATCTACGCGTACGCGGGAGGCTTCGCCGCCGGGTACTCCACCGCGCAGAACATCATCCGCTGGGCGGGCATCGCCAGCACCCTGGAGAACGTGCTGATCGCCAACGGTCCGACAGCGACCGTGAACTCCGGCGTCATCCTCTATGCCAGCCCCGGCACGACCGCGGTCCTGCGCGAAGTCGTGGGCCTGTACGGCACCAAGCCGAACGGCTCCCACATCTACTACGAGGCAGGCAGTCCCGGCGACTTCCGGGTGGAGGGCTGCTACGGCAACGTCGGCGGGCAGTCCGGCGGCACCATCCCGGCGAAGAACCACCCCAACCCGCCGCTGCGCCTGGTCGCGGGTCCCGTCAGCGACGCCTCGTTCACCCGGCCGCCACTGGACGGCACCATGGCGGTAGACACGGTTTCCAAGCGGCTGTACGTGCGCGTGAGCGGCAGCTGGATGTGGACGGCGCTCAACCAGTAG
- a CDS encoding LLM class flavin-dependent oxidoreductase, which translates to MSVQEIVFGFGAHSGIDEVSELLRMAQQADRDGLDIFSLSDHPYIGGRLDAYAALGFILGRTRHISGFANVTNLPTRPAPMLARTVTSLSALSGGRIVLGMGAGGLWDRISDMGVPRLSPGDAVDAFEEAIVLIKSLSGGGPPVTYQGRHYQVDQIEPAPVAAPPVWTGSVGPKSLAATGRVADGWIPGHAADWLSPRYRVSRQVIDEAAAAVGRDPGEIRTVFNFPGRITDRPLPATRDRDGRWIGGSVGQWVEELTGAVLEHGASGFTLFSADHSAPDVVFLGRWAREIVPAVREGIAKENG; encoded by the coding sequence TTGTCTGTACAGGAAATCGTCTTCGGCTTCGGCGCGCATTCCGGCATCGACGAGGTGTCGGAGCTGCTGCGCATGGCTCAGCAGGCCGACCGTGACGGGCTTGACATCTTCTCGCTGTCGGACCATCCCTACATCGGCGGACGCCTGGACGCCTACGCCGCACTCGGATTCATCCTCGGACGTACGCGGCACATCTCCGGCTTCGCCAACGTCACCAACCTGCCGACCCGGCCCGCCCCCATGCTGGCACGGACGGTGACGTCACTGTCGGCGCTGTCGGGCGGCCGCATCGTGCTCGGCATGGGCGCCGGGGGGCTATGGGATCGAATCTCCGACATGGGAGTGCCGCGGCTGTCACCGGGCGATGCCGTGGACGCCTTCGAAGAAGCGATCGTCCTGATCAAGTCGCTGTCGGGTGGCGGTCCGCCGGTCACCTACCAGGGCCGCCACTACCAGGTGGACCAGATCGAACCGGCTCCTGTGGCCGCGCCTCCCGTGTGGACCGGATCGGTCGGCCCGAAATCCCTGGCCGCCACCGGCCGGGTGGCCGACGGCTGGATCCCCGGTCACGCGGCGGATTGGCTCAGCCCGCGATACCGGGTGTCGCGGCAGGTCATCGACGAGGCGGCGGCGGCCGTGGGCCGCGATCCGGGCGAGATCCGCACGGTCTTCAACTTCCCCGGACGCATCACCGACCGGCCGCTGCCTGCCACGCGCGACCGCGACGGCCGCTGGATCGGCGGCTCCGTCGGCCAGTGGGTCGAGGAACTGACCGGAGCCGTGCTGGAGCACGGCGCGTCGGGCTTCACGCTCTTCTCTGCCGATCACTCCGCGCCGGACGTCGTCTTCCTGGGCCGCTGGGCAAGGGAGATCGTCCCAGCCGTGCGCGAAGGGATCGCGAAGGAGAACGGGTGA
- a CDS encoding VOC family protein, giving the protein MTVTASGPDFIALQVRDVEAAAAFYEKHLGLRRAPASPPGAVVFATEPVPFAVREPLPGVDLDAVERPGLGVALWFRTTDAQALHDRLHAAGVPIVKAPEDGPFGRMFTFVGPEGYAITTHED; this is encoded by the coding sequence ATGACTGTCACCGCCAGCGGGCCGGATTTCATCGCTCTGCAGGTGCGCGATGTCGAAGCGGCTGCCGCCTTCTACGAGAAGCATCTCGGGCTGCGCCGGGCGCCCGCCTCGCCGCCCGGCGCCGTGGTCTTCGCCACCGAGCCGGTTCCGTTCGCCGTTCGCGAGCCGCTGCCGGGAGTGGATCTCGACGCCGTCGAGCGGCCCGGACTCGGGGTCGCCCTGTGGTTCCGGACCACTGATGCGCAGGCGCTGCACGACCGGCTGCACGCCGCCGGGGTCCCCATCGTCAAGGCACCCGAGGATGGTCCGTTCGGCAGGATGTTCACGTTCGTGGGCCCTGAGGGCTACGCCATCACTACGCACGAAGACTGA
- a CDS encoding GNAT family N-acetyltransferase, which translates to MSDGVRLRDVVVADLEVFLAQEHDPEAVRRSKFPPREREAFLRHWTTRILGDPTVFAQAVTVDGVLAGNFVAWWEGDKRFIGYWLGRAFWGRGVGTQALALFLQQEKARPLYADPFHANTASVRLLEKHGFQRSGTVRHGEDEHIMLVLHDTAT; encoded by the coding sequence ATGAGCGATGGCGTGCGGTTGAGGGATGTCGTGGTGGCTGATCTTGAGGTGTTCCTGGCGCAGGAGCACGATCCCGAGGCCGTCCGGCGCTCGAAGTTCCCTCCACGTGAGCGAGAGGCGTTCCTCCGTCACTGGACCACGCGCATCCTCGGTGACCCAACCGTATTTGCGCAGGCGGTCACGGTGGACGGCGTCCTGGCCGGGAATTTCGTGGCTTGGTGGGAGGGGGACAAACGCTTCATCGGCTACTGGCTCGGCCGCGCGTTCTGGGGCCGGGGCGTCGGCACGCAGGCACTGGCACTGTTCCTGCAACAGGAAAAGGCGCGCCCGCTCTACGCCGACCCCTTCCACGCCAACACCGCCTCCGTGCGGCTCCTGGAGAAGCACGGCTTCCAGCGGAGCGGGACGGTCCGGCACGGCGAAGACGAGCACATCATGCTCGTGCTCCACGATACGGCGACCTAG
- a CDS encoding DNA-3-methyladenine glycosylase family protein: protein MTAIAITPRGPFSLAASMRFLEGFTPAGYRDASDGRVLRLAFPADDGHSTVSAEVGQAQNSEGTVQANVTVHTGSPGKDRMGTESAESNGMSAVRAQLARILSLDVDGSGFPRLAEDDPVVAGLIAAYPGLRPVCFHSPYEAAAWAVIGHRVRMVQAAAIKARIAEHHGHRVAVAGQWLHSFPTPLVLRGLGRVPGLPETKVERLRLLADAALAGDLDAARLRAMPVEDALAHLRTLPGIGPFSAELILIRGAGHPDVFPCHERRLHASMVDAYGLGDPDASDAHRLAGIADHWAPYRSWVALLLRTRREAKAGPAARGRSVR, encoded by the coding sequence ATGACCGCCATCGCCATCACCCCGCGCGGGCCGTTCTCACTTGCGGCGAGCATGCGGTTCCTGGAGGGCTTTACACCCGCCGGGTACCGCGACGCCTCAGACGGCAGGGTGCTGCGCCTGGCCTTTCCCGCCGACGACGGCCACTCGACGGTGAGCGCGGAGGTAGGGCAGGCGCAGAACTCGGAGGGCACCGTACAGGCGAATGTCACCGTGCACACCGGGAGTCCGGGCAAGGACAGAATGGGCACGGAATCTGCGGAATCGAATGGTATGAGTGCGGTGCGGGCGCAACTGGCCCGCATCCTCTCGCTCGACGTCGACGGCAGCGGGTTCCCACGGCTCGCCGAGGACGATCCCGTCGTGGCCGGGCTCATCGCGGCGTACCCGGGGTTGCGGCCGGTGTGTTTTCACTCGCCGTACGAGGCCGCGGCCTGGGCGGTCATCGGCCACCGCGTCCGGATGGTCCAGGCCGCCGCGATCAAGGCCCGCATCGCCGAGCACCATGGGCACCGCGTGGCCGTCGCCGGACAGTGGCTCCACTCCTTCCCCACCCCGCTTGTCCTGCGCGGACTCGGCCGTGTTCCGGGCCTGCCCGAGACGAAGGTCGAACGGCTGCGTCTCCTCGCCGACGCGGCTCTCGCCGGTGATCTCGATGCCGCCCGGCTGCGCGCGATGCCAGTGGAGGACGCCCTCGCTCATCTGCGGACCCTGCCCGGCATCGGCCCCTTCTCCGCGGAGCTCATCCTCATCCGCGGCGCCGGACACCCCGACGTCTTCCCCTGCCATGAACGCCGGCTCCACGCTTCGATGGTCGACGCTTACGGCCTCGGCGATCCCGACGCCTCCGATGCGCACCGGCTCGCCGGGATCGCCGATCACTGGGCGCCCTACCGCAGCTGGGTCGCGCTCCTGCTGCGCACCCGCCGCGAGGCGAAGGCCGGGCCGGCAGCCCGCGGTCGCTCGGTGCGGTAG
- a CDS encoding NAD(P)/FAD-dependent oxidoreductase, with the protein MSRTVAVIGGGYGGSALAKALDAEADVILIDPRDAFINSAGSLRALTQPDWGSNMFFPYAEWLTRGTVLRDRAVSVDPGGVTLASGQRVEADYLVLATGSSYTYPAKPNADSTDEVLDDLRRTHKELVDAERVLILGAGPVGLELAGEIKEVWPYKHVTIVDPAEQLLADFRPELRQDLHRQLDDLGIQVRLGTGLTAPPPTEPGQAETFTVTTTGGEEITADIWFRAHGVRVNSDYLDDGRLTTRTPQGQVPVTETLNIHGYDHVYAIGDITDVAEAKMAGYAMQHAEVVAQNIIAHLRGERPTAAYRPLPHPMILLPLGPRGGVGQLPTPDGPAVVPAETVSQYKGADLFTGRFTEQFGSD; encoded by the coding sequence ATGAGTCGTACAGTCGCGGTCATCGGCGGAGGTTACGGGGGTTCGGCGCTCGCCAAGGCGCTGGACGCCGAGGCGGACGTCATCCTCATTGATCCTCGCGACGCGTTCATCAACTCGGCGGGGTCGTTGCGGGCACTGACCCAGCCCGACTGGGGGAGCAACATGTTCTTCCCCTACGCCGAGTGGCTGACGCGGGGCACGGTGCTGCGCGACCGCGCGGTCTCGGTGGACCCCGGTGGCGTCACCCTTGCCTCGGGTCAGCGTGTCGAGGCCGACTATCTCGTCCTGGCCACCGGCTCCAGCTACACCTACCCGGCCAAGCCCAACGCCGACTCCACCGACGAGGTCCTGGACGACCTCCGCCGAACCCACAAGGAACTGGTCGATGCCGAGCGGGTGCTGATCCTCGGCGCCGGGCCGGTCGGCCTGGAGCTGGCCGGGGAGATCAAGGAGGTCTGGCCGTACAAGCACGTGACCATCGTCGACCCGGCCGAGCAGCTCCTGGCCGACTTCCGGCCGGAGCTGCGCCAGGATCTGCACCGCCAGCTCGACGACCTGGGCATCCAGGTGCGGCTGGGCACCGGCTTGACCGCGCCGCCGCCGACCGAGCCCGGTCAGGCCGAGACCTTCACCGTCACCACCACCGGCGGGGAGGAGATCACCGCCGACATCTGGTTCCGCGCCCACGGCGTGCGGGTCAACAGCGACTACCTCGACGACGGCCGGCTCACGACCCGCACCCCGCAAGGACAGGTCCCCGTCACCGAGACCCTCAACATCCACGGGTACGACCACGTCTACGCGATCGGCGACATCACCGATGTCGCAGAGGCCAAGATGGCCGGGTACGCGATGCAGCACGCCGAGGTGGTGGCGCAGAACATCATCGCCCACCTGCGTGGTGAGCGGCCCACGGCCGCCTACCGGCCCTTGCCCCACCCCATGATCCTGCTCCCGCTCGGACCGCGTGGCGGTGTCGGCCAGCTGCCCACACCCGACGGCCCGGCCGTCGTCCCGGCTGAGACGGTCTCGCAGTACAAGGGCGCCGACCTGTTCACCGGCCGCTTCACCGAGCAGTTCGGGAGCGACTGA
- a CDS encoding aldo/keto reductase — MSRLVLGTMNFGPETSEEDSHTIMDRAHEHGSSPRSADTLAEHRETIAAYEKVCADLGEDPAHVGLAWLLAQDGVTGPIIGPRTAEQLDSSLRALEITLDDGTLAKLDELFPPPAPNGAKPASEAYAW, encoded by the coding sequence GTGTCCCGGCTCGTCCTCGGCACCATGAACTTCGGGCCGGAAACCTCCGAAGAGGACAGTCATACGATCATGGACCGTGCGCACGAGCACGGCAGCTCGCCGCGCTCGGCCGACACGCTCGCCGAACACCGGGAGACCATTGCGGCGTACGAGAAGGTGTGCGCCGATCTCGGCGAGGACCCGGCCCACGTCGGGCTGGCCTGGCTGCTCGCGCAGGACGGCGTGACCGGGCCGATCATCGGGCCACGGACGGCCGAGCAGCTCGACAGCTCGCTCCGCGCGCTGGAGATCACGCTCGACGACGGCACGCTGGCCAAGCTGGACGAGCTGTTCCCGCCGCCTGCGCCGAACGGGGCCAAGCCCGCTTCCGAGGCGTACGCCTGGTGA
- a CDS encoding TetR/AcrR family transcriptional regulator, whose protein sequence is MDKAITAAVQGLLGEVGYAGLTVDAVAERAGIGKASIYRRYATKHEMAFAAIIHGTSLEVPPDTGSLLGDLTALARVIVGHLSNPAAATALMGLLGEIAADPTLAERFTTTFVAPERAGNAELLERAVRRGELERLPDIDLFHAMFGGTVLSWLFISHHDPHDLPERLARFACTALRSTAHPPPRPN, encoded by the coding sequence GTGGACAAGGCCATCACCGCAGCCGTCCAGGGACTCCTGGGCGAGGTGGGATACGCGGGCCTGACGGTGGATGCCGTGGCCGAGCGTGCCGGGATCGGCAAGGCATCGATCTATCGGCGGTACGCCACCAAACACGAGATGGCCTTCGCTGCGATCATTCACGGAACGTCGTTGGAGGTCCCGCCCGACACGGGATCGCTGCTCGGAGACCTGACCGCCTTGGCGCGAGTGATCGTCGGCCATCTGAGCAATCCGGCGGCCGCCACCGCGCTGATGGGCCTGCTCGGCGAGATCGCAGCCGATCCGACCCTCGCCGAACGGTTCACCACGACCTTCGTGGCACCGGAACGGGCCGGCAACGCCGAGCTGCTGGAGCGAGCGGTGCGGCGAGGTGAACTGGAGCGGCTGCCCGACATCGACCTGTTCCACGCGATGTTCGGCGGCACCGTGTTGTCCTGGCTGTTCATCTCCCACCATGACCCCCACGACCTGCCCGAACGACTCGCCCGATTCGCCTGTACCGCCCTCCGATCCACCGCCCACCCACCTCCCCGGCCCAACTGA
- a CDS encoding RNA polymerase sigma factor, whose protein sequence is MPAPPPQSAPPTAETDAQLIEVSLRRPERFGALFDRYHEAIHRYVHLRLGESAADDIAAETFLRAFRGRTRYDLSRPDARAWLYGIASNLVADHRRAEARRYRALARSAEVTDVMGHDERVIQRVSAAVMQPRLAAGLAALSPGDRAALLLVACAQLTYEEIAEALGVPRGTVGSRLNRARRKLRTFIDIEESS, encoded by the coding sequence ATGCCAGCTCCCCCTCCGCAGTCGGCTCCGCCAACCGCTGAGACCGACGCACAGCTCATCGAGGTGTCACTGCGCCGCCCTGAGCGGTTCGGCGCGCTGTTCGACCGTTACCACGAGGCCATCCACCGCTACGTGCACCTCCGTCTCGGAGAATCGGCGGCGGACGACATCGCCGCGGAGACGTTCCTGCGGGCCTTTCGCGGCCGTACGCGCTACGACCTCTCCCGCCCCGATGCCCGCGCCTGGCTGTACGGCATCGCCTCCAACCTGGTCGCCGACCACCGGCGCGCCGAGGCCCGCAGGTACCGCGCCCTGGCCAGGAGCGCCGAGGTCACCGACGTCATGGGCCACGACGAGCGCGTGATCCAGCGGGTGTCCGCCGCGGTCATGCAGCCGCGCCTGGCCGCCGGTCTGGCCGCGCTCTCGCCCGGCGACCGGGCCGCGCTGCTGCTGGTCGCCTGCGCCCAGCTCACCTACGAGGAGATCGCCGAGGCGCTCGGCGTCCCGCGCGGCACGGTCGGCTCGCGGCTCAACCGGGCCCGCAGAAAGCTCCGCACCTTCATTGACATCGAGGAGTCGTCATGA
- a CDS encoding MarR family winged helix-turn-helix transcriptional regulator, giving the protein MVKDDDGQIGVVAALVRSTFLVNAVYAEAAREYGITSQQGQLLCVMMAQPYGMSELGAMLGLAKSSLTGLVDRTERNGLVERRPDPQDSRAVRVALTRKGGRLAEEFYVETCRRIERLTTGLAAAERDVLAGLLGRVVLDNKVPVVFLEPDDGALADRKH; this is encoded by the coding sequence GTGGTTAAAGATGATGATGGCCAGATCGGAGTGGTGGCCGCGCTGGTACGGTCGACGTTCTTGGTGAACGCGGTGTACGCCGAGGCCGCCCGGGAATACGGCATCACCTCGCAGCAGGGACAGTTGCTGTGCGTGATGATGGCGCAGCCGTACGGCATGAGCGAGCTGGGCGCGATGCTGGGGCTGGCTAAGTCGAGCCTGACCGGACTGGTGGACCGCACCGAGCGCAACGGCCTGGTCGAGCGCAGACCGGACCCGCAGGACTCGCGGGCGGTGCGGGTCGCGCTCACCCGGAAGGGCGGCAGGCTCGCGGAGGAGTTCTATGTCGAGACCTGCCGGCGCATCGAGCGGCTGACAACGGGTCTCGCCGCCGCCGAACGTGACGTGCTCGCCGGGCTGCTCGGTCGCGTGGTACTGGACAACAAGGTTCCGGTGGTCTTCCTGGAGCCCGACGATGGAGCCCTCGCCGATCGCAAGCACTGA
- a CDS encoding alpha/beta fold hydrolase encodes MKETHHDQPDHEVRGRGPLLLLIPGGAGDAASFDGVADDLAADYTVASYDPRGLSRSPLDDPEAPQRVSQHADDAFRLLERVSARTPPSSANCSARH; translated from the coding sequence GTGAAGGAGACCCATCATGATCAGCCTGACCACGAGGTACGCGGAAGGGGCCCGCTCCTGTTACTGATCCCCGGCGGCGCGGGCGATGCGGCCTCCTTTGACGGCGTCGCCGACGACCTGGCCGCCGATTACACGGTCGCGTCCTACGATCCACGCGGCCTGTCCCGCAGCCCGTTGGACGACCCGGAGGCCCCGCAGCGGGTCTCGCAGCACGCCGACGACGCGTTCCGGCTGCTGGAGCGGGTCTCAGCACGCACCCCGCCGAGTTCGGCGAACTGCTCCGCAAGGCACTGA
- a CDS encoding CU044_5270 family protein, whose product MTNDLQEIKKSHDALPGPSTTATAKAKALLAAEVAAERTPDTGSAKYRLLLRAGTVGLAAAVAAVAFLTGTDGGATPANAAELLQEAATAAGRQQAPRPGQFVYVNRMDQNWILALSEGGGRSEFTQEVNREAWIPAADPGGALTRFTYGKRRVHTGQVPAAMPTPGTVDYRAGQCAVDVLPTAGAEHLPADPDRLLAQVRADAETSVRNERPEPGAPPPSEDQIGRQVERTVASRLVTLAQNPFPGPGLREAVLGALSKLPTATMRADLTDPAGRQGVGASIRYQGPDGWERTELIFEPGTYRFLGWRDLSEPPGGGTEVLRHATAVLETKIVSAMPEIPAGAPEPATC is encoded by the coding sequence ATGACCAATGACCTGCAGGAGATCAAGAAGTCCCACGACGCGCTGCCCGGTCCCTCCACCACGGCCACCGCCAAGGCGAAGGCCTTGCTCGCAGCCGAGGTAGCGGCGGAACGAACGCCAGATACCGGCTCTGCGAAGTACCGCCTCCTGCTCAGGGCGGGCACGGTCGGCCTGGCGGCAGCCGTCGCCGCGGTCGCCTTCCTGACCGGCACCGACGGTGGCGCGACCCCGGCCAACGCGGCGGAACTGCTCCAGGAGGCGGCCACGGCCGCCGGCCGGCAACAGGCGCCACGGCCCGGCCAGTTCGTCTACGTCAACCGCATGGACCAGAACTGGATCCTCGCGCTGAGCGAGGGCGGGGGCCGTTCGGAGTTCACTCAGGAGGTCAACCGTGAGGCCTGGATTCCCGCCGCCGACCCCGGGGGCGCGCTGACCCGCTTCACCTACGGCAAGCGGCGCGTGCACACCGGCCAGGTCCCGGCCGCGATGCCGACCCCGGGCACGGTCGACTACCGCGCCGGGCAATGCGCCGTGGACGTGCTCCCGACAGCCGGGGCCGAGCACCTGCCCGCCGACCCCGACCGGCTGCTCGCCCAGGTTCGCGCGGACGCCGAGACCTCCGTCAGGAACGAACGGCCCGAGCCCGGCGCGCCACCGCCCAGCGAGGACCAGATCGGGCGACAGGTCGAGCGCACAGTGGCGAGCCGCCTCGTCACCCTGGCCCAGAACCCCTTCCCCGGCCCCGGCCTGCGCGAGGCGGTGCTCGGTGCGTTGTCCAAGCTGCCCACCGCCACCATGCGCGCCGACCTCACCGACCCGGCCGGACGACAGGGCGTAGGCGCCTCGATCAGATATCAGGGCCCGGACGGATGGGAGCGCACCGAATTGATTTTCGAACCCGGCACCTACCGCTTCCTCGGCTGGCGAGACCTGTCCGAGCCGCCGGGCGGTGGCACGGAGGTGCTGCGCCACGCCACCGCGGTACTGGAGACCAAGATCGTCAGCGCCATGCCGGAGATCCCTGCCGGCGCTCCCGAACCGGCGACCTGCTAA